A stretch of DNA from Patescibacteria group bacterium:
GATTTCATCCTTTCTCTTATCTTTCTGTCAATGTCCCTTTTTTTAATTGTTTCGCGTTTTTCATATTTCTTTTTTCCTTTAATTAAGCATATTTCAAGTTTTATCAAATTATTCTTAGTATATACTGAAATAGGGGCGATTGTCAAGCCCTTTGTTTCTAATTTTCCGCGCAATTTTGATATTTCATTTTTTCGCAGAAGAATTTTTCTTTTTTGTTCAGGATTATAATCTTTTTGCGTTTTTTTTGCCGGCTTGTATGGGCTGATTCGCGCGTTCATTAAAAATGGCTCATTATCTAAAAAAGTTATATAACTGCCTTTTAAATTGACTTGTCCTTGCTTTACTGACTTTACTTCCGCGCCAGTTAAAACAATCCCGGCTTCAAATTTTTCCAGAATTTCATAGTCAAATAATATTTTTTTGTTTTTTGCTAAAATCGGCATAGATTTATATAAAAATTATTTTTTAAAATTTTTTTTCTATTACCCCCCCCTCTAACTCCACCTACAAGGGGGAGAATTATAAAATATTTTCTCCCCTATATAGGGGAGGTTAGGTGGGGTAAATCCCCCTCTAAATTAGTGGGAGAAATTGTAATTCAGAAAAAATAATTTTAAAATAATTTTATATAATTAAGTCTATCATATACTTTAATATTTTCAATGTTTTTTATAAAATAAATTTTTTATAAAAAAATTTAAAAATTTAAAAGTTGACAAACTCGTGCGGTCGCATAGTTTTATCAATTTTTCTATTTTTTGTTTTTGTATTTTTATTATTATTTGTATATTTTTAATTGTTGTAAAATACTTGCGACCGCATCTATTTTACAACAATTTGAATTTTTTAAAAAAAATAATAAAAGAAGACAAAAAAATAAAACACGACAATTATGTCGTGTTTTATTTTTTAAAAAAGATTAACTTTTTTATTTAATCAACTTATCTAAAATTTGCGTTGCTTTGTCTTTACCTCCTAAGCCGAATGCTAATCCGCCAGCAAGAGCAATCATTCCTATAAACCCTGTAAATAATACGGTTATTAAAGAAGTTGCCACTCCTAATTGGACTAAAGCTGCCATAATTCCAAATATTAAAATGGCCCACTTGCTTATTGACCCTATAATTTTACTATTAGGTATTCTAGTTGTTTTTTCGCTTTTTGAAACAATATTTCCTATAAAATTAGCAATTAAAACAGTAAGAGCCAGAATAACAACAGCTACAATAACATTAGGAATATACAATAAAATACTGTTTAAAAATTGGGTAATTTGCGGAAGATTTAATATGTCAGTAGCTGCCATTAAGAAGACAAAAAATAAAAACCATTTAACTATATTTCCAGTTAGCGATGAGATATTGGTTTTAATTCCACCATGTTCCAACATATGGGTCAGTCCTATTTCGTCAGACGCTTTATTGATTTTTAATTTTTCCATTATTTTTGTTATAAGCATTCCCAAAGAAACAGAAATCATAACGCCGACAATAAAAATTATAATGGCGCCAAACAAATTCGGAATAAACGAAATTGTTTTTATCCATAAATTTTGCATAGAATTTGATACTGCTATTTCCCAAGATTGTGTGTTATTTAGCATTTAGTTCACCTCCTTTCTTATATTATTTAAAATATTTAATTTTGAAAGTTTTGTTTTAATGTTTTATTGATTTATATGTAAGAATCAAGAGCGTTGTTTACACTTTTTTTCATTCCGGAAAATAGATTTTCTAAGCGAGTCCGCGAGCTTTTAGAAAATCATTTATCCGGAATCTATGACTTCAATTGATTTGTGGTTATATATAGCGTAGATTCCGGATAAGTTAATTTCTTACGACTCGCAAGCTCGTCAAGAAATTATACTTTCCGGAATGACAACCAAGAAAAATTTTTCAAAAAGTGTAAACAACGCTAGTATATCTTACAATTTATATTATAACATAGAAATCAAGCAAATAGAAATGTAATGGCATTATTTTATTTTTTAAATTTTATAAAATTATCCGTGTTTTTCAATTGTAAAATAATACAGAATAGTTTTGTCAATTTTAGGATTAATACCTCCTTTTTCGCAGGCAATGGCTATTTGCTGGCTTGTTAAATCTATACCGTCTAAGTCAGGAAGAAGAAGCCCGCATTTTCCATCAACGCATTTAATAATTATGCCGTGTTTTTTAACATCATGATTTTTAATGTTTTTTATTAATTGTGGCGGATTTAAAATACTTATTTCATAATTCAAGTCAGGCAGTTCGTTTTTTGTAATAGGATAGAATCGAGTGTCTCGCGAGCAAGCTGAAACAGCGTTGCTGATAATTTCTTTTGCAATATTTTTTTTAGTTGGAATATAAGTTCCAATGCATCCGCGCAATTTATTCTTATTTTTAATAGTTACAAAAACGCCTGCTTTTTTAAAATAAAAATTATCAGGCAGATTTTTTGGAACACTAATAATAGTGTTATTTTTTATATAAGATTCTATTGTTTGTTTTACTAATTCAATATATTTGTCCATAATTGTAATTAAAAAATTCCTTGAATTTGAGTTTTGCAATCAGCGCATTTTCCTTTTTTGTCTTTTTTTTCTATATTATAACCGATTCTTTCAACAACAATATTATTGCATTGTGGGCAATAAGTATTTTCCATTCCATTTTTCCAAAGATTTCCAACGTAAATATATTTTAAACCTTCTAGTTTTCCTATTTTATAAATTTTTTCTATTGTTTTAATCGGCGTGTCAGGAATATGTTGAAGTTTCCATGAAATCGCTCCTGAAAAAGCGCTAATATGCCAAGGAACAAAATCCCCAAGTTCATTTTTTATAAATTTAGCTATTTGTTTTAATGTTTTTTCATTATCAGAAAGAGTGGGGATAATTAGAGTAGTTATTTCCAGCCAAATTTTTTCTTTTACCAATCGTTTACAATTTTCTAACACAGGTTTTAATTTAGCTCCGCAGTTTGATTTGTAAAATTCATTATCAAATGATTTAATGTCAATATTAACAGCGTCCACATATTTTATTATCAAATCCAATGTTTGTTTTGACATAAATCCATTAGAAATCCAAACATTTTTAATTCCTTTTTTTCTTGCCAGTTTCATTGTGTCTAAAGCGTATTCTAAAAAAACAGTCGGCTCATTATATGTGTAGGCAATGCTTTTACATTTTGTTTTTAATGCTTCGTTAACTATTTGTTCTGGTGGAACAGGATATCCAAAATTTAATTTTTTATAATTTGCGACCGTTCCTTTATATCCGAATATTTGAGAAATATCGTAATTTTGACAATTCTTGCATCGCATATTGCATCCAACGGTTCCAAAAGAAAGAGATTTTGATCCAGGGAAAAAATGAAAAAGAGGTTTTTTCTCAATAGGATCAACATTTAGAGCAATAGCTTTGCAGTAAGTTAGCAAGTATAATTTTCCTTTTATGTTTTGCCTTATTCCACAGATTCCAGTTTTGTTTTTTTTGATTTTACAAAAATGAAAACAAGTTAAGCATTGCAAAGTTTCAGAATCAATTTTTTTATAATTTAAACATTCCTTCATAATTTTATTTTTTTATAACTGCTTTTATTATATCAAATTACCTATTTTTAGCAATTTGTATTGACAAAATAGGTATTTATGCTATACTGCAAAAATATAAAAATAATTTGCACATTACAATATAATTTTAAAAACGAAAACATCTTTTAAAAACAGAAAAGGAGAAAAAAATGAAAAAGAAAGAAATTACATTGGGCAAGGCGATTTGGAAGGCGATATTATCTTTTATTTTGGTGGCTATAGGGTTTTTTCTTGCTTCAAAAGCTGAGGGAGGGACATACAACGGAGTTGATCCCCAGATTTTTGATAAGGGGACGATGGTGGTTTATACTACTGACGCTCACAGAAAAATCGTGAGTCCTGACAAGTCTTGGACTTGGTATAATTCCGGGCATATTGTCCTACGCCAGCCAGGCGTTTTTGGCACAGCTCGAGTGAATAGAGGAGGATATACTTTAACCAACTCCTTTGATTCGTTTGCCGCTGAAGAGTTGACTTGGGCGCATTATTCCTTTTTTCTTTTTAAAGGAAATTTGCCTGAAGAGTATGATCCAGTTAAGCCTGCAGAAGATCGTATTTGGAAAGAGCTGAATCAATCAGCTCGGGTAATACGAATTGATAAATTGGCAAAAAATTTTTATGTGGTTATGTATGTTCGCAGCGACCACAAAAAATTTGAGCTTGAGGAGGTTGACGGCTATCCGCCGTTTAATCTCGGGGATAATATTGGGATTACCAACAACGGAATCCTGATAGATATGAAAGTAAAAAGCCTTGATCCTTTTTCTCTTAAGGCAATTTTTACTTATCAGAAGATGATTATCCCTGTTAACAATGTTGTTCTGTTGGATCCGACTTTTTTTCAGCGACCTACAGAACTAAAAACAATATTTATTCATTATGATTTTTTCGCAAAAGCGTTTTTGTATGAACATCCAGAGGTTGCCGCGCTTTACAGGCAAAGCGGCGATCCTGCTGTAATCAGGATAATGAAGGAGGGGATTAAACTTCAATTTCGCAAACCAGTGGAATATGAGGTTTTAGAATAATCAATAAAGCATAACAAAAAAGCATAACAAACGCGGAGACCAATCGGTCCCCGCGTCTTTTTTTATAAAATATTTTTTATTATAAAATTTCCCAACCCCCTTTTTCAAAGGGGGGCTAATGAAAATTATTTAAAATAGTTCCCCCTTTAGCAAAGGGGGATTTAGGGGGATTTTAAAATAAAAATCTAAGAATCCTCCAACTTTCCCGCATCAAGCGCGGGACAGGCTCTTTTTTAAAGGAGAACTAAATGTCCAAATTTTTCACGGTCTTGGCGTTAGCCTGTATAAAATGTTTCCGCGCGTAAACATCCGCCCCCATTAATGCGTCAAAAATAGAGTTTGCTTCTTCCGCGTTTTCTATAACTACTTTTTTAGTTACTCTTGTGGCAGGATCCATTGTTGTTTCCCAAAGCTGTTCAGGATTCATTTCTCCTAAACCTTTATATCTTTGAACATTAATTCCTTGCGAGCCAGCGTCTTCTTCTGGCTTTTCATTT
This window harbors:
- the smpB gene encoding SsrA-binding protein SmpB, which codes for MPILAKNKKILFDYEILEKFEAGIVLTGAEVKSVKQGQVNLKGSYITFLDNEPFLMNARISPYKPAKKTQKDYNPEQKRKILLRKNEISKLRGKLETKGLTIAPISVYTKNNLIKLEICLIKGKKKYEKRETIKKRDIDRKIRERMKSLK
- the amrS gene encoding AmmeMemoRadiSam system radical SAM enzyme, which gives rise to MKECLNYKKIDSETLQCLTCFHFCKIKKNKTGICGIRQNIKGKLYLLTYCKAIALNVDPIEKKPLFHFFPGSKSLSFGTVGCNMRCKNCQNYDISQIFGYKGTVANYKKLNFGYPVPPEQIVNEALKTKCKSIAYTYNEPTVFLEYALDTMKLARKKGIKNVWISNGFMSKQTLDLIIKYVDAVNIDIKSFDNEFYKSNCGAKLKPVLENCKRLVKEKIWLEITTLIIPTLSDNEKTLKQIAKFIKNELGDFVPWHISAFSGAISWKLQHIPDTPIKTIEKIYKIGKLEGLKYIYVGNLWKNGMENTYCPQCNNIVVERIGYNIEKKDKKGKCADCKTQIQGIF
- the amrA gene encoding AmmeMemoRadiSam system protein A; this translates as MDKYIELVKQTIESYIKNNTIISVPKNLPDNFYFKKAGVFVTIKNKNKLRGCIGTYIPTKKNIAKEIISNAVSACSRDTRFYPITKNELPDLNYEISILNPPQLIKNIKNHDVKKHGIIIKCVDGKCGLLLPDLDGIDLTSQQIAIACEKGGINPKIDKTILYYFTIEKHG